In the Oryza glaberrima chromosome 6, OglaRS2, whole genome shotgun sequence genome, one interval contains:
- the LOC127776426 gene encoding homogentisate 1,2-dioxygenase isoform X2, with the protein MAMATATPAAQNEQQEKGGLEYVYLSGLGNSLSSEAVAGTLPRGQNSPLVCPLGLYAEQLSGTPFTAPRARNLRTWLYRIKPSVTHEPFHPRRPAHPRLIGDFDRTTTDTVATPTQLRWRPADVPPHHPPLDFIDGLYTVCGAGSSFLRHGYAIHMYAANKSMDGCAFCNADGDFLIVPQQGKLLITTECGKLLVPPGEIVVIPQGFRFAVDLPDGPSRGYVSEIFGTHFQLPDLGPIGANGLASARDFLSPTAWFEQVHRPGYTIVQKYGGELFTATQDFSPFNVVAWHGNYVPYKYDLSKFCPFNTVLFDHADPSVNTVLTAPTDKPGVALLDFVIFPPRWLVAENTFRPPYYHRNCMSEFMGLIYGIYEAKADGFLPGGASLHSCMTPHGPDTKTYEATISRPDANEPSRLSGTLAFMFESALIPRVCQWALDSPSRDLDYYQCWIGLKSHFSHDNGGATSEEPCRK; encoded by the exons atggccatggcaaCGGCAACCCCCGCGGCGCAGAATGAGCAGCAGGAGAAGGGGGGGTTGGAGTACGTATATCTGTCGGGGCTGGGCAACAGCTTGTcgtcggaggcggtggcggggacgCTCCCGCGCGGGCAGAACAGCCCGCTGGTCTGCCCGCTGGGACTCTACGCCGAGCAGCTCTCCGGCACGCCCTTCACCGCCCCGCGCGCCCGCAACCTCCGAAC ATGGCTGTACCGGATCAAGCCTTCGGTGACCCACGAGCCCTTCCACCCCCGTCGCCCCGCCCACCCCCGCCTCATTGGGGATTTCGACCGCACCACCACCGACACCGTCGCCACGCCCACCCAGCTGCGCTGGCGCCCCGCCGACGTGCCCCCCCACCATCCTCCCCTCGATTTCATCGATGGCCTCTACACCGTCTGCGGCGCTGGCAGCTCCTTCCTGCGCCACGGATACGCCATccacat GTACGCTGCTAACAAGTCCATGGACGGATGCGCCTTTTGCAACGCTGACGGCGATTTCCTCATTGTCCCCCAGCAAGGAA AGCTGTTGATCACAACTGAATGTGGGAAGCTGCTAGTCCCACCTGGTGAAATTGTTGTCATTCCCCAGGGTTTTCGCTTTGCTGTTGATTTGCCCGATGGTCCTTCACGTGGCTATGTTTCTGAGATTTTCGGTACCCACTTTCAGCTCCCTGATCTTGGCCCGATTG GTGCAAATGGCTTGGCTTCGGCAAGGGATTTCCTTTCCCCAACAGCATGGTTTGAGCAAGTCCACCGCCCAGGATACACAATTGTTCAGAAATATGGTGGTGAGCTATTCACTGCCACTCAGGACTTTTCTCCATTTAATGTGGTAGCGTGGCATGGAAATTATGTCCCTTACAAG tACGACCTGAGTAAATTCTGTCCATTTAACACTGTTCTATTCGATCATGCTGATCCATCAGTAAATACAG TGCTGACTGCACCAACTGATAAGCCTGGTGTCGCATTGCTTGATTTTGTGATATTCCCGCCTAGATGGTTGGTCGCTGAGAACACATTCCGCCCTCCATACTATCATCGCAATTGCATGAGTGAATTTATGGGATTGATCTATGGAATATACGAG GCCAAAGCCGATGGTTTTCTTCCTGGAGGTGCTAGCCTTCACAGTTGCATGACACCTCATGGCCCAGACACCAAGACATACGAG GCAACAATCAGCCGTCCTGATGCCAATGAGCCATCAAGGCTAAGCGGCACGCTTGCATTCATGTTCGAGTCTGCACTCATCCCCAGGGTTTGCCAATGGGCCCTCGATTCCCCATCCCGGGATCTCGATTACTACCAGTGCTGGATTGGATTGAAATCCCACTTCTCACATGACAATGGAGGGGCAACCAGCGAAGAACCATGCAGAAAGTAG
- the LOC127776426 gene encoding homogentisate 1,2-dioxygenase isoform X1 yields the protein MAMATATPAAQNEQQEKGGLEYVYLSGLGNSLSSEAVAGTLPRGQNSPLVCPLGLYAEQLSGTPFTAPRARNLRTWLYRIKPSVTHEPFHPRRPAHPRLIGDFDRTTTDTVATPTQLRWRPADVPPHHPPLDFIDGLYTVCGAGSSFLRHGYAIHMYAANKSMDGCAFCNADGDFLIVPQQGKLLITTECGKLLVPPGEIVVIPQGFRFAVDLPDGPSRGYVSEIFGTHFQLPDLGPIGANGLASARDFLSPTAWFEQVHRPGYTIVQKYGGELFTATQDFSPFNVVAWHGNYVPYKYDLSKFCPFNTVLFDHADPSVNTVLTAPTDKPGVALLDFVIFPPRWLVAENTFRPPYYHRNCMSEFMGLIYGIYEVRPDHSLASALSLWCVLTKLVMIRTHLSELMQAKADGFLPGGASLHSCMTPHGPDTKTYEATISRPDANEPSRLSGTLAFMFESALIPRVCQWALDSPSRDLDYYQCWIGLKSHFSHDNGGATSEEPCRK from the exons atggccatggcaaCGGCAACCCCCGCGGCGCAGAATGAGCAGCAGGAGAAGGGGGGGTTGGAGTACGTATATCTGTCGGGGCTGGGCAACAGCTTGTcgtcggaggcggtggcggggacgCTCCCGCGCGGGCAGAACAGCCCGCTGGTCTGCCCGCTGGGACTCTACGCCGAGCAGCTCTCCGGCACGCCCTTCACCGCCCCGCGCGCCCGCAACCTCCGAAC ATGGCTGTACCGGATCAAGCCTTCGGTGACCCACGAGCCCTTCCACCCCCGTCGCCCCGCCCACCCCCGCCTCATTGGGGATTTCGACCGCACCACCACCGACACCGTCGCCACGCCCACCCAGCTGCGCTGGCGCCCCGCCGACGTGCCCCCCCACCATCCTCCCCTCGATTTCATCGATGGCCTCTACACCGTCTGCGGCGCTGGCAGCTCCTTCCTGCGCCACGGATACGCCATccacat GTACGCTGCTAACAAGTCCATGGACGGATGCGCCTTTTGCAACGCTGACGGCGATTTCCTCATTGTCCCCCAGCAAGGAA AGCTGTTGATCACAACTGAATGTGGGAAGCTGCTAGTCCCACCTGGTGAAATTGTTGTCATTCCCCAGGGTTTTCGCTTTGCTGTTGATTTGCCCGATGGTCCTTCACGTGGCTATGTTTCTGAGATTTTCGGTACCCACTTTCAGCTCCCTGATCTTGGCCCGATTG GTGCAAATGGCTTGGCTTCGGCAAGGGATTTCCTTTCCCCAACAGCATGGTTTGAGCAAGTCCACCGCCCAGGATACACAATTGTTCAGAAATATGGTGGTGAGCTATTCACTGCCACTCAGGACTTTTCTCCATTTAATGTGGTAGCGTGGCATGGAAATTATGTCCCTTACAAG tACGACCTGAGTAAATTCTGTCCATTTAACACTGTTCTATTCGATCATGCTGATCCATCAGTAAATACAG TGCTGACTGCACCAACTGATAAGCCTGGTGTCGCATTGCTTGATTTTGTGATATTCCCGCCTAGATGGTTGGTCGCTGAGAACACATTCCGCCCTCCATACTATCATCGCAATTGCATGAGTGAATTTATGGGATTGATCTATGGAATATACGAGGTCAGACCTGATCATTCGCTAGCATCTGCTCTTTCTCTCTGGTGTGTATTGACTAAGCTAGTCATGATCAGAACTCATCTTTCTGAACTTATGCAGGCCAAAGCCGATGGTTTTCTTCCTGGAGGTGCTAGCCTTCACAGTTGCATGACACCTCATGGCCCAGACACCAAGACATACGAG GCAACAATCAGCCGTCCTGATGCCAATGAGCCATCAAGGCTAAGCGGCACGCTTGCATTCATGTTCGAGTCTGCACTCATCCCCAGGGTTTGCCAATGGGCCCTCGATTCCCCATCCCGGGATCTCGATTACTACCAGTGCTGGATTGGATTGAAATCCCACTTCTCACATGACAATGGAGGGGCAACCAGCGAAGAACCATGCAGAAAGTAG
- the LOC127776428 gene encoding zinc finger protein CONSTANS-LIKE 10-like → MENEVGCECQLCGGRRGVVFCGAHGGRLCLQCDRALHQAHGGAGDHPRAPLCDSCNAAAAELRLNDGATLCGPCAYRYAYAYPYTYTYVYTGCPTPLEMMRLLHAAPPPPPATCSLQQQGGGEGEELLPTLLSATATPNTATAAPMAMPPPPPPPPLQHHTTTSLIMMIRNIHKREERNRAKLRYNDKKKTRKFSKQIKYACRKAGADARKRVKGRFAKASSSSSSSSSSSIDHRL, encoded by the exons aTGGAAAATGAGGTGGGTTGCGAGTGCCAGCTGTGCGGTGGGCGGCGTGGCGTGGTGTTCTGCGGCGCCCACGGCGGGCGCCTCTGCCTCCAATGCGACCGAGCCCTGCACCAAGCCCACGGCGGGGCCGGCGATcacccccgcgcgccgctctgCGACTcgtgcaacgccgccgccgccgagctgcgcCTCAACGACGGGGCCACGCTGTGCGGGCCGTGCGCCTACCGCTACGCCTACGCCTACCCCTACACATACACCTACGTCTACACCGGCTGCCCCACCCCGCTGGAGATGATGCGCCTCCTCCatgccgccccgccgccgccg CCAGCTACCTGCAGTTTACAacaacaaggaggaggagaaggagaagagctACTTCCAACTCTCTTATCTGCGACTGCGACTCCTAATACTGCTACTGCTGCGCCAATGGCAAtgccacccccacccccacccccaccactacaacaccacaccaccacctccctcaTCATGATGATAAGGAACATTCACAAGCGGGAGGAGAGGAACAGAGCCAAGCTCAGGTACAATGATaagaagaagacgaggaa GTTCAGCAAGCAGATCAAGTATGCCTGCCGCAAGGCCGGAGCCGACGCACGAAAGCGGGTCAAAGGCCGATTCGCAAaggcctcttcctcctcctcctcctcctcttcttcttccatcGATCATCGATTATGA
- the LOC127776427 gene encoding uncharacterized acetyltransferase At3g50280-like, which yields MSSAAAVVRVVSRRTVKPAAPRPRESIPLTSWDLSMLSADYIQKGLLFPPPPPCLLVVDHLAAALSTTLNTYYPVAGRFVTHNHPEPEGGCSVSIDCDGQGVQIVHAVADAVTVADLLPPDAHVPPLLHSFFPLGDAVNYDGHHLPLFVVQVTHLVDGVFLAFVYNHALSDGTAFWDFLNAWAEIARASCLAAPTSPPPLFNRWSPSPGDGAPVVLPYADLSELIERLQPPLLCERMLHFSSESLVALKERARQELLAAGDTAGAAALTRFQALSSLLWRCITRARRLPAEQQTMCRAAINNRGRLQPALPREYFGNSIYAISTEKVQASELVERGHGWAAAAVGRAVAAHTDADIRARVAAWEVKPIIYTARYFDPSGVMMGSSPRFDMYGCDFGWGKALAARSGKANKMDGKASLYPGREGGGSIDAEVVLTPHHMAALDDDLELWAAVTPDHTLPLLLNNNKP from the coding sequence atgtcgtcggcggcggcggtggtgcgcgTGGTGTCGAGGCGCACCGTGAAGCCGGCAGCGCCTCGGCCCCGGGAGAGCATCCCCCTCACCTCCTGGGACCTCTCCATGCTCTCCGCCGATTACATCCAGAAAGGCCTCCTcttccccccgccgccgccttgcctccTAGTCGtcgaccacctcgccgccgccctctccaccaCGCTCAACACCTACTaccccgtcgccggccgcttcGTCACCCACAACCACCCGGAACCTGAAGGCGGCTGCTCCGTCTCCATCGACTGCGACGGCCAGGGCGTCCAGAtcgtccacgccgtcgccgatgcCGTCACtgtcgccgacctcctccctcCCGACGCCCACGTCCCGCCCCTCCTCCACTCCTTCTTCCCGCTCGGGGACGCCGTCAACTACGACGGCCACCATCTCCCCCTCTTCGTCGTCCAGGTCACCCACCTCGTTGACGGCGTCTTCCTCGCCTTCGTCTACAACCACGCGCTCTCCGATGGAACCGCATTCTGGGACTTCCTCAATGCGTGGGCCGAGATTGCGCGCGCCAGCTGCCTCGCCGCGCCCACCTCGCCCCCACCCTTGTTCAACCGTTGGTCTCCCTCTCCCGGAGACGGAGCCCCGGTCGTGCTGCCGTACGCCGACCTGTCGGAGCTGATCGAGAGGCTGCAGCCGCCGCTGCTGTGCGAGCGGATGCTACACTTCTCATCGGAGTCGCTGGTGGCGCTCAAGGAGCGGGCTCGCCAAGAGCTCCTGGCGGCCGGGGACACGGCGGGCGCGGCCGCGCTGACGAGGTTCCAGGCGCTGAGCTCGCTGCTGTGGAGGTGCATCACCCGCGCcaggcggctgccggcggagcAACAGACCATGTGCCGCGCGGCCATCAACAACCGCGGGCGCCTCCAGCCGGCGCTGCCCAGGGAGTACTTCGGCAACAGCATCTACGCCATCAGCACGGAGAAGGTGCAGGCGTCGGAGCTGGTGGAGCGCGGGCacgggtgggcggcggcggcggtggggcgggcggtggcggcgcacacGGACGCGGACATCAGGGCGCGGGTGGCGGCGTGGGAGGTGAAGCCGATAATATACACGGCGAGGTACTTCGACCCGTCGGGGGTGATGATGGGGAGCTCGCCGCGGTTCGACATGTACGGCTGCGACTTTGGGTGGGGGAAGGCGCTGGCGGCGCGGAGCGGCAAGGCCAACAAGATGGACGGCAAGGCGTCGCTGTACCCGGGGCGGGAGGGCGGAGGAAGCATAGATGCGGAGGTGGTGCTCACTCCACACCACATGGCGGCGCTGGACGACGACCTCGAGCTGTGGGCCGCCGTCACGCCGGACCACACGCTCCCGCTACTGCTCAACAACAACAAACCTTGA